Below is a genomic region from Ziziphus jujuba cultivar Dongzao chromosome 7, ASM3175591v1.
TTGAAGCAACTGAGTAACAATTTTGCCCCTAATGCTGCTTGCAGTGCATTTGTTGTATAAGGATCGTTGAAATTCATTAACCTATATGTTGATGTTCATGGCTTTGGTTTCAATTTCATTATGTAATATGTGTTCATGAATGACCTCCTCCGAAGTGTAATTAGTTATGTAATTCTGAGCTGCCGACTGTACCACCCCTTTGGATATTTAAGTGAATATTGCAATTGTTGTAAAAAATGTCAAACTAGATTTTTAGCTAACTTTTGTTGAAAGTGAGGTCTGAAGTACTTAATAACTTGCGTTGAATTTCAGATTTAGTTTTTAACGCATGTGGTTTTGCAGGGTCATTACTAGGTTTTTTTGTTAATAGGATGGCTTTGGCTTAAACGAAATGGTGACCTcgaatttttttagatttttttaagtgAATAAGTTGGTATCTTTCCTTTAAGCATATTCAGTTGTATAAAACACAAACAACATAGACAAATATAGAAGCTGTTTCTTAGATAGTAATTCTAGTAAATGCATCTTATGCCATATTCATATCTTTCTTTGTGACTCGATTGTTATGACGTTATTTTTGCCTTAACTTCGCGGCTGcttaaaaggaaaagaatagcagcaaagctaaaaaaaaaaaattgtttggtattatatttttctttaacttcGCAGCTGATAAGGataaataatagcaataattctaaaaaaaGAATGATATTATACTTTTTTGGGCTAAGAAGAGACCAAATCATCCCAAATTACAGTTCAATCCTTGTTCTTCTCCATCTTCCCCATCATCAAAAGCAAATTTTAATGTAACGGTTTAACCAATGGAAATTGAACAATCTATAATATGGTATAATGTTGAACCAAAGCATGTGGAttgaaccaaaaaagaaaaaaaaaaaaaaaaaacactattatCTGATTATGAATGACTTGTTATACCATATTCAAAGTGTTTCCATGATAAGGTACATATTCAGCTGGATTTAGCAGCACACCATTAGTGGAGAGAAGAGGTTGAAGAATAATGACTCTCATTAAAGCTGGAGGAACTCTGCTCTGAGGAATTAGAATTTGTAtaccaaatttaattaatacccaATCTTCTAGTTTTTTAGAGAACTAGTGCAACTAAAGTTCCTACACCGGGTTTAAAATTCTTGATGGAACTCAAGTTCTTAGGAAGTTTTTCTTTTGCAtgcctaatttttatttttatcctgttcttttttccccaaaatgaatgttaaaaaaaaaaaaaaaaaaaaaaaaaaaccatctgaTCATTGGAATCTTTCTCGGTGGATCTTTCTTGTTCCTATTTAGTCCTCTCATTTCTGAAGGTGTTTCTATTTCTACATCTGTTTCTTCCTCATTTCCcccattcttttgtttttctttcttattcacATACAGCCTTGTTTAACAAAGTGCTTACTTTGTATGGGTTTTAGGTCTAATGTTTCTATTTAGTGTGTGTAATTTGTTTAGTTGTTTAGGGAACAAACTTTCAAGATCTCATCTGGTAAGAggttagtttttagtttttaagatctgctttttattttttctctctaattgTGCATCGTTTgctttagttattaattattagatacattaaagaataaaaactcaaccaaaaaaacattaataaataaaatttgaagttgtgtcaattttgtgtttatatatatatatatatatatatattttttttttccttccttagcTTTATAACTTAAATCCAAACAAACTTTGACCACTGTTAACACACACTCGATGTAAGGAAATCACACATTTATatagagaaaaattaaaaaaaaactaaaacttaaaattaatcATGCTACCAAATAACACCTAAATTATTGACTACCAAAAATGATCGTTCCTTTACCAGGCACCCCAAAAGTGCCATTCTAGCAAAACTCTCTGTAACAAGCTTTTGCAAGATTAACAATTTGTATTCTATAAGATATATTTCTGCATGATTAATCTGGCATGAACTTGCTTAACTCTTATGACTCCTACTTGaacaatttgaaataaaaagaaaaggtaatatttataattttattatatattaaaacaaatattttactcAGTATAGAAAGGCAACGGTCTGCTCATTTACAACAAGTAAAACACCAATTCATCAAAAATCTAAGAACGAATTGCCAtcccaaatattaaaataaattaaacaaattgaagTTCCATATTATGGTGTTGGCAGGGTCTGATATCTGATATGCTTGTATTTTTGGTCTGTGTTGAATATTCTTGCAGTCTCTGTCAACCCTTTAGACAGTAAGAGCTTCAGTGCAGCAACTCCCTCTTTCAAAGCATCATCAATCTTGTCCAACAAAACCATGCTAAAGTTACTATAATtgcaaatgaaaatgaaaacaaaaatatgcaaCATCATTTCGATACACTAGTTCACTGCCTATACTCGTTTGATATCCATTCAAAAGAAATCATATCCATTGTTTATGAACCAGCGCCTATTCTCGGGATGGACTAGCAAGCTAGCTATATAGCGATTTTTGTCATCCATACAGAGAATcttaagaagaaaataataaaaaaatttgtctcTTAACAATGATAACTTACTCGTTCTTGAGCTGTTCTGTTGAATTTTTGAAGCAAGAATGCTTTGGGATCCATTTGGCCAGGGGGCCTCCCAATGCCTAGTCAGACGATCAAAATAATCTAGTAGCATTACAAGaagcaaaaaaattgaaggaatacCAATATTTAGGACATTGAAACTAACCAATTCTTAGGCGAGGAAATTCTCTGTTTCCTCGAAAGTGGTAGATCACACTTTTTAGCCTAGTCAAATCATTTCGAAAATAAAAAGCACATTAGTGCTGATATTCTACATAAGCTCTTTATTTTTGAACTATAACTCATGGTTACCTGAACCTAATAAAAGAATAGACATACCAAAAATGTCATTCCTGATAATTTCACTCTATACTTTTTCAGTTCAGCTACTGAAggataaaagagaaaaagaatataGAACCAGTGCAAATGATATTTTACTACATGAAGGGCTAAGCAGGTCATGGTATTTCAACTCATAAGGAACAGACTAATATAGAAAAGCAATTCTGGGATTAATTGCTTTTCagatttcttaaaattttgcatttcaGAAAATGCAGTATCTCAACAAGCAGTCTTAAGTTAATGTCAAACAATattttcccgaaaaccaaaacCCCTGAAATGCCTAATCATACCCATTGTGGCTTCCATGACCTCCTTTATCATGAAGACGAAGCACTCCACATGGCAAGTTCATGTCATCATGAAActgaagccaaaaaaaataaaataaataaataaaaaaaaaagaaaaaaaatgaagaagaaaacccTCAATAAACTGACGAAAAGAGAATGGAACAAATTAACAACAAAGATGGTACAAACTAAAAGGATACTAGATATCAAAAAGACATAGTATAGAAACTGATATTACCACAAGCACACGAGTAAGGGGAAGCTTATAGTAGGCTCCAAGAGGTCCTGTCTGTAGTTTAATAAAAAAGAACCAAGAGTTAGATACAAGTTATTCTAGCCTTTGTAGCACATTATGTTTCTATATGAGGTTGGATGCAAAGAAGTCTCACTGATACAATGACTTAATacaagaaaaatgataaaagaagcAGAAGTAAATGTCTTATATAAGGTGTGAgtcgaataaaaataaataaataaatattttaagcacACATATGAATTTCAAAGGCCATGTAACAATATGTTATGCAAGCTGTGATTCACAAAACATAGTGCACAAGCAAAGATCGACGACAAACTAGATAGATGACTCATTGTAGGAACAATTAAAATGGTATGACAAAATGGTTTCCTCCAAAGTTTAGAGAAAGTGTCTCAAATCGCTTACAGATTCGCCACACAAATTCATGTAAGTTTGAGGCTTTGCCAGGAAAACAGGGATCCCACCAACAAAACCTGAGagattttttaacatatatgaacttcataaataaattaatcaatcagGAAAGATGCACAGATGGGGAACCGAATTGATTGAAGTTGAACATACATACCTTGACCAAAGATAGCTTTGCAATGGAGTGTGTTCATTGCAATCCCTTGTGATTCAGCAAATGCATCAATCATCTCAAACCCCACCTACTTCGAACCAATACTAAGTAAGTCTTAACAACGAGTTAATATTAATTGACATTATAATAGTAGATTTAAGGTACCGAAAACGGAGTTGCTATTATCATTCATACATACATTGTGTCTGGTTCCTTTGAATTTATCTCCAGGGTTTCCCAAACCAACAAAAAGCCATGGTGCTGGTTGAGCAGCAGTGCAAAAGCAACGTCTACTTAACCGATTAAGCATCTCCACTCATTTGCCCAAGAACCCTTCTTTTCACCAAAGTCTTCTGTCACCCAACATAGTTGTGATTAAACTCAAACTCATCTAAATGGTGTTCCTCCATTTAAAAACTGTTGAAAAACACAAACAACACAGCAAAAGCACACAacagaaaataacaaatttgaGTATTTGACAAACTTCAACAGCAATGCCACGACTTCACTGCAACTATGACAAAAATCATATTCCACCTCATCAATAAGACACTTTGAAATTTCCAAAACAGAGAACCAAATGGCTTACCAGTTTACCAtcaccagagagagagagagatataacAATTAAGTCGTACTACTGGCCAAGAGCAAAGAGTTTGTTATggaaaaccaaaatcaaaatccaaattCAATCGATGAAGCAAGTTCGTTCGCTGGGCTAGGTCGAGGTCGATGTTTGATTACTTTTTTGTCTTTCTTGCTTTTTTCTTgggttttcaaatttaatttgagAATGGTTAACAATTTTTAGGGTTCCGTTGTGTGAATTGGGAGTTTGGGGGAAAAATCAGATTGGGCGTGCATCGGTGGCACTCCGTCTTTTatcgattttgatttttttgatttttgatttttgatttttgatttttattttatttatttatttattacatcttTGATCTTATATCAAATGACCCATTCGAACAACCATTTTATCGTCGGTTTTTCCATTAATTTTCTAGTATACgtctttgatatatatattctttttaggatTAATTTCATTTAGATCCCCaagtttattataattatagatttacttttagttttaatattttttttttttcgttaaacttttaatttagaattaataataagataattttaaaaaaatatattcaatttaaaatttaaaaaatttaaaaaatttttaaaaattttaaaatattctatttagatttttaaataatatatataaatttaataatattaaattttaattttaatagattatataaaaatctgttgaaatatatttaattataattttatataatttttttacaaataataaatttgaatggatttaaaaataaaattacaaaaaatattattaatataaaatttaattttaattttaaaaattttgttaaatttttataaattttttataaaacctataaaaattcataataataaattaaattttttaaaataattttattaaattttaaattaaacacattattattttttgtttttttagctgTAGTTTTCATATTTGAAACAGGTGAATTTAATGTTCAAGTCACAGTAAtatgtttctcttttttatttttatttttttttaatctgattACTGCACATAAGATTTGAGCTAATGGATGACCATCATTATGTAGTGTACGTATACATCGTCATCGTGCAATAAATGAAAAAGAGTTGTTCACcgacaaacaaaagaaaaaagagtttcAGATATGGAGATGCTGAGCAACAAGTGGGTCGCTACTGTTGCCAGTATATGGATCGAATGCAGCGTTGGCGCGTGCGTACACCTTCGGCATCTACTCGTCGACGCTCAAGTCCAGTCAAGGCTACGACCAATCTACCCTTGACACTGTTTCGGTCTTCAAAGACATTGGAACGAACACTGGGGTTCTCTCCGGCCTTCTCTACTCGGCCGTCGCTGTCAAAAATTGTCCTTCTCCGTTGTCGGCGATCCAGTTGGGTGGACCGTGGGTTGTACACTTGGCCGGTGCTTTCCAATGCTTTGTGGGTTATTTCTTCATGTGGGCTGTGGTGGCCGGAGTAATTCCTCGGCCACCGGTGACGGCAATGTGCTTTTTCATGTTCTTGGGGTCTCGCTCTCAGATGTTCTTCAACACCACCAACGTTGTCAGTGGagcccaaaacatttttaattatcGTGGAACCATCGTCGACATCATGAAGGTATACCATCAATCAATCCCAGAATCCAGATACTCTTTCTTTTTGCTGCAAATTTCTGTTCCTTTCAAGCCTTTAAAGTGTATGAAGAAAATCccaactcattttttttttgtttttcttttttttaagtaacATATTGCATTTTATGAGAATAAGAGATTTTGTTTTAGTGACTAAAAGTTTGGTTTGGGGCAGGGCTTTCTTGCGCTTAGTGGAGCAGTATCTATTCTAGTATACGACATATTTTGCGGAGGCAATCCAACCAATTTCCTTCTTATGCTTGCTTTATTGCCTATGTTTATCTCTCTGTTGCTCATATTTTTGGTGAGAACCTACGAAACAACCAGCACAATTGATGATAAGAAACACTTGAATGCTTTTCTGCCATTGCTCTAATCATTGTTGCTTACCGAATGATAATTATAATTCTTCAAAACTTCTTCACTTTTCCTTCATGGgcacaaatattttcattcttGCTTCTTCTGCTTCTACTTGTCTCTCCCATTGGAATTGCAATCAGAGCCCGAAGAGACGACTCGAAAAGGGTCATCGTCTTCTGAGTCTACTGGTGCAGGGGATGTTTCAAAATATGAACAACTTGTACCCAGTTCAGATGACAAATTGGTACTACAAAATGGAGAAGATTTGAAACTTTTGCAAGCCGTGAAAACTCTAAATTTCTGGTTATTGTCTGATGTCACTGTCTATGGAATGGGCTCAGGGGTGGCCATTAACAAACACTAAGCACAATCGGAAGTCATACATGATGATTGATGAATAACGAAATGAAATTGCGTTCAGGATGCGTTACCTAAACATACGATTAGAGAGGGGATTTTGGTTCATGTTTCGTTTGGGGATGCAAAATGGAGAAGAAGGCGCTGGTTTGGATCTTACCTCCATTGATGAGCCTCGAAGCTACGGTGCTACGGGACCTTGCGGATCTGATGACGGACCTGGCAGCAGAGAAGCATGTCATGGTGGCTGGAATTGCTGGTAGTAATGGTTTTTGGGGTTGAGGGGTTTTGGCTTTGTGGGGTCTAGGGAAAGAAGGGCATTAATGTCATTGTAATATGCCACgtaggaaagaaaataaatttgaacagATGAATAAGGGtgacaattaaaattttacaaatctaAAGGTCTATTTCATATTTTCCCTTGATCCTGAAGGATCTAGCtaaaatttttcctttcttttgttaTACATATCCCTTGGAaacccaataaaaaaattatattttacataaaacCAATCAGaaattgattgattttgttGCAAATTGCAATTCGGAAAATATGTTCAGGAGTCATTCTCAAACAGACCGGGAACATATCTTCAGTGATAATACACTCTTTAGTTGGGAACATGTCTGGCTTCGTTATGCAATTGACATTATCACGGTTGACGATGAATGAAATAATGAACCACCTGGAGATTTCTTTTGCTGTGTGGATTTATTTAACATCTAGTAGTAATAAGtaatttaattatgtttgaCACAGTTCTTTTGTACAATCATGCACTTCAAATGCTACACATGCATTTGAAAGTGGTTTTAGAATTgtaccccaaaaaacaaaaacaaaaaaatgtaaaaaaaaaaaaaaacaaccaacgcTTGTAGTATTATAGTTTGgctaaaaatttctaaaaataattttattttaaagaaaccGTCTATTTGTTTTAGGAAGTGATTGTTTCCAACAGAATTATTCCCAAATGGATAATGCTGCAGTTTTTGAATGATTTAGGATACACAAAATCATATAATCAGCTTGGTTTTACTTGCAAGCTCctaattttgaaaatggaaagCATTTAGTCAAATACTTGCAGCAtggtataaaaatatttgcaaattgCAGAATAGACAGAAAAGGTGCAAGGATGTACTATTAAtttcataacataatattatatattcctGCTATCCTTCTTTGAAGGACTCGCTAATTATATCCCCTAAAAAATCTGTGCAAGA
It encodes:
- the LOC107434207 gene encoding peptidyl-tRNA hydrolase, mitochondrial isoform X1: MLNRLSRRCFCTAAQPAPWLFVGLGNPGDKFKGTRHNVGFEMIDAFAESQGIAMNTLHCKAIFGQGFVGGIPVFLAKPQTYMNLCGESTGPLGAYYKLPLTRVLVFHDDMNLPCGVLRLHDKGGHGSHNGLKSVIYHFRGNREFPRLRIGIGRPPGQMDPKAFLLQKFNRTAQERIDDALKEGVAALKLLLSKGLTETARIFNTDQKYKHIRYQTLPTP
- the LOC107434207 gene encoding peptidyl-tRNA hydrolase, mitochondrial isoform X3; amino-acid sequence: MIDAFAESQGIAMNTLHCKAIFGQGFVGGIPVFLAKPQTYMNLCGESTGPLGAYYKLPLTRVLVFHDDMNLPCGVLRLHDKGGHGSHNGLKSVIYHFRGNREFPRLRIGIGRPPGQMDPKAFLLQKFNRTAQERIDDALKEGVAALKLLLSKGLTETARIFNTDQKYKHIRYQTLPTP
- the LOC107434207 gene encoding peptidyl-tRNA hydrolase, mitochondrial isoform X2, encoding MLNRLSRRCFCTAAQPAPWLFVGLGNPGDKFKGTRHNVGFEMIDAFAESQGIAMNTLHCKAIFGQGFVGGIPVFLAKPQTYMNLCGESTGPLGAYYKLPLTRVLFHDDMNLPCGVLRLHDKGGHGSHNGLKSVIYHFRGNREFPRLRIGIGRPPGQMDPKAFLLQKFNRTAQERIDDALKEGVAALKLLLSKGLTETARIFNTDQKYKHIRYQTLPTP